GGAAGGCAAGGAGGGTGGTGAACAGGAGAAATCAAATGAGCAGGAGGGCACTGAGGGTGACAAGATCGAGAAGGAGTTGGAGAAGGACAAGGTAAACTATagataacatatattttaaatcgaatatattttaattttcttgtttCCTTTACAGTCGAACGAGAAGGAGTCGACCGAAGAGaacaaggagaaggaggagacaAAGTAAAGCGCCGTTagttatatatgaaatatatatatatatatatatctgaaTGAAGGAGAAAGGAGATGaagcagaacaacaacaccccacatatatacatagtacGATACTAATACTatatctatagtatatatataaacttatatatatatatatagtaaggCGCTCATATATATTAACATTCGAATGTCAAAAGAATCATTTAAAACATAGGACAACTGTAAAGCAAAACAGGcagaaaatattaagaaaaaaaaagaacgatccactcaaaagaaaaaaaaaaaaacaaaaacaaaaaaacgtaTATACAATAACGTAACGTAAAACTTTGGacatctttttttatatatatacaaagtaAAAACCAAGAAGACgaggaagagaaaaaaaacaaaagaaaatctaaaaaaaaaaaaagaaaacggtAAAAACATTtagtataaaattataaaagtttataCGTATAAGCGAAAAGGatgagaaaaagaaatataaaaaattagttAAAGAACTCGAATatgaaaagtaaatcaaaGTGAGAATGAAACCAGAAGATTGTAAGAGGAGCAAAAGGGTGAGAAAAAAGGTGTAGAACAGCATACAATACGCATTAACCATTAGTTTTCATTAAAGCGATCTAtataatacacaaacacacacactcactcaccaCTCACTCGACACATACACTCTCACACAGCCATgtaaactcacacacatacattcacacACAGTCACTCATACAGACATAATGCATtatgcagcaacaattgcaactcgATGGTATTGTTTACTCTTCCAAAATTTATTAAgcttaaagtaaataaaaaaaaaaaaaattatggaTGTATTTGCGGCGGaggaatatataaatatatatatgatatgatatatataatatatatgatatgtaGGTGATGCTTAGGATGATGTGACCAGTTGAGAACGAGAAAGTAGAGAAGAAGATGAAGGAAAAGGGGCCGCTGCTGataattaagtttattttttatatatatatgattgcaaatagtaattttttattcatgtgtgcaaataattaaataaaaatattgaaaatttattacttataattatatatacatacattatatACGCCCCTATCATAAAGATgtgtataaaacaaacaacaaaacaaacaaacaaaaaaaaaaacaacaaaacatgaaatattgtttattattgttttcgttttcttatGATTTCCCATTCTGGGCATATAAATCGGTCTCTTTTGCCGATCCTGTCCAGCATGTTGCTTTATCTGTTTtttcaaaaacacacaaattcgaaccaaaaaatgaaaatacaaaaaaacaaatactcgGCAAaacgtaaattaaattaaattgtaactaaatttaaaagagGCGCATTCGATTTTATGTTTCGTCTTTTCTTCTATGatttgtatacaaataaatgtttaattttaattatgcaaatatgatataaacaaataaacataatttctattgtaattaaacgctgcgaacaaaacaaaacaaaaacaaacatcaaACTTAGTAGACGAATCTGAGAGTAACGTATAGACAaaaaagatgaagatgaaagACGAAGTTGAAgaatcataaaacaaaactgacaCAAATctcatgcaaatatttttggagaTTTCGAAATCTCTTCGAAAACTCAAACGCCTTCTTTTTCcatgggttttttttttcaaatcgGTTTTTTCGCTGTCCCATCAACTGCACTTTCAAATTCTAATCCCATTCTACACCCGCCAATGCCGCgagcaaagtaaacaaaatcaaagtctaacaaaatgtggcataaaacaaacaaaatgaaacttcTCTCTTTCAGAAGAATCgatgaagaaaaaataaaaaacaaatttttaataggGTAAAAAAGAAACACGGAAAACTAAAAGAAACCAACCGaaacaaagaacaacaaatcGCCAAATACGGCGTGCAATGAGGCGaagagaaagcaaaaaagaagagTAAAGAGAGCCGTAGGTAGGAAGAGAAGAGAGGTGAAGAAGAACACAAGCTAAATGCTGAATGAAAGGGAAAACAAAAGTGTAAGAGACGGCCGACCGATAGATGATGAATCTCGGCTAGAAGAATCTCCATAACGATACGATTTGTAGACtatgcaagtatttttatgtattaaaGGTTATGTTGTAAGTTTTTATCacaatatttgtattgtagCTGCTCAGTGTTTTATATGATTATATAAAATGGATAaaaccgaaaaacaaaaacaagaaaaaaaaaccaaccaaccaaccggACAGACAAAACATTATTGTATTACATAcatcttatatataataaatatgcttcttaataaaaaaaaaaaaaaaaaaaaaaaaaaaaagacaaatacAACTTATTTATGACGGAGGATTTACAGAAGACACGATAACCTAAGCTGGGGTGGCTTACACGGAGAGACccaaacaatataaaaaaaagcagaaaggaaaaattaattatgataCTTGAGTTATCTTTGACGTATAGTTCTGATAACTTGCTCGAGTCGAGTTGTGCAGGCTTCATAATGCTtagaataattaaattatctttCTGCAAGAGTTTCGATAGCAGACCCAACAACGACACCAGGAACAGCGACACCAAAACACAGTCGCAGTGACAGCTCAAGTTCAGCACAAGATAGTAAATGttgaataccctgtaaattgaGCCAATGATGATTACATTCCAGAAGAGGCAATTTGGTATTTGTAAATTTGGATTCTAAATGAACTTAAGAAGAACCAAGgcattttacatttatctCGTTTTAGAtctttacaatttatttctgCTAATtgtcaaagtcaaaaaatacGCAAATgatttgaaaaacaaacatttcattgaTCATATTTCgaacaataaatttcataagcaTCACTTgagaatttcaatattaattgaattcacttttaaatattagagattggcatatttaaattgttttatgtaTTCCAAAGACGTCATGTTGAAGAGCATAAGAGGCACTTCTTGACGTATCTTCAAAAAGTTCATGGGAAGAACCAAAACAGAAGTTTTCATTAAACATCTTGAGTATTACATATTTTCCTTATAGGTTATCTTTTAGTCGCGTAAACCTTTTGTAACATTCTTGACCGTCATTGTTTTGGCTGGAAGTCCCCCCTGATCGAGCTAGATAAATCGAATCATAAACTGTTTTATCATGATAATAGCCACTGACCATACGAGTTGACGCCAATATGTTTAGATTACTCATACGATTACTCAGAGGAACATGGAACCaataaatttaagcaaatttataaaaaaaatatatagatggCAACCGAAAGATAAAGATAGACAGCGGACTCGGGggcaaatactatatacagagaaagagagagagagagagcgaaagagatagACTGAGAAGTTGTGCACTTAGAATCCGTTGGATTCCAACCCAGAAATGCCAATCAAATTGACATTCAATTCCAATCCTGACCCCATAGACAACATGCCAGGCGATAATCGATATTTGACCTAGGCCAATATAAAAATGACTATTCAAAGTGTGCTGCACCTCCCCCGAACTTCATCTCGCCCCTTCCCACGCGACGACTGTCTTAGATAATCGACGACTAATTTGATGTCTGACTAAATGTTTGTGCTCAATTTGAAGCACATTCGCAGTAGCGCACAACGATTCATCAAATGGCGCCTCCCCACGCCCCTCGTCAAAGAGTCATAATCAATGCAGACACGTCAAAGAAATGCCAAGTGGGTTGGTTGTCTTCTGGCTTCTATCTCCCTCCCCCTCAAACCCCACCAACGCGGTTGTCAACGGGCGTTGGACTGTGACATTTGGCAATTTATTGAAGACGAGTTCCAATCAGAGCAAATCATGCGAAGCTCGTCTAATATGGCAGCGCTGGATTTATGGCCGCGTGCTGAGGCCATCAACAAATAAAAGGTAAGTGTGATATCGGCCAGATTCCAGATTTCCCACTCCCCCTCCGCCCACTTCCCTCCACAGTCACAACTCATTCGGCAAACGTAACGAGCTTTTGTCCTTTGTGGTGAGCAATGGCGTGCACATTGCATGTGAATGGAGCAGGGAAAAAGGAAGCAGTCGGGAAGGGAAGTGTTCAGGGGTGCATGCGAGATAGATAAGTATTGCATGAAGCGAgagctgactgactgactggctggtTGACTAGCTGGCAAAGTCGATGTCGATTCGCTCACAGAAGCATTGAATTGGTGTTAAGCACGAACTGCTCTGcggaatggaaatggaaatcgaaatggaaatggaaaatgcaaatgaaaaaatcaGCAAGTTGTCATTCGACACAAACGGCGATTGAAGCTAGCCGAGAGCAGACGACATCACAAGGATCACAGAAGCAAGTCAAAAATGTCCAATCAACTATTTTTCCTCAGTTTGGCCGACATATTCTCCGTGTATCCAGCCATCTTTAAGGATGTGAGTAAACAGCTCAAGAAGACCAAACAAATCTATCTGCCCAGCGATGAAGAATGGCAGGACAAGATGTACTACATGCTCCTCGAGATTCAACGCCAGGTCAACGAATCCGCGGATGTCAACATCTCGCTCAAAGACATCGATAAGCGTGACAAACCCGCCTTTGATCCCGATCGCATTACCAAAATCATCTCACCTGGAGTAAGTCCGAATGGTCGTCGGAGTCGTGTGTTGAAGTATTGTCATGATACGACTGTCAGGATTAGGCTGAAGGCAAGTGCGCGCTGGAATCTTCCCACAATTGCCAATGCAGCCAAGTTGCTGAGGAAACCTCCATTGCCCGTGCATTTCCAGAATGAACACGAGATGCGGTTGGCTTATTCCCTCATCTACGATGTGTTTCGCTGTGGGTAATCCTAAAGGATGCGTCTTGATGCTGAAGTAATCTGAGTTCTCTTGCAGATAAAACAGTGTTGTGCAACGCGTTATCGGATGTGAGTTTTTTCGACCGGGAGGAAAATCAGAAGGTGAGACTAGAGtacgaaaaacaattttaaagttcCGTAAAGAATTCCTTAACTAAGAAAATAACGAAAAACAAGAGAATAATATTCTCTACATAAGACTCAGTTTTTTTATCGGATCAATATATCTTTTTACATCCTTCACTTTACGAAAGAAGTGAAAATATCTCTATTAATATGTGACTATTACTTGACTAAATTAAAGTTGGAAATCTCAAACCAAGAATCctaagaaaaatgtaaaaattttcaaatttacatttcTATATGGTTTCTCTcttttcaacaaaaattcttttaataagGTCTGAAATATCCTTCTTCAAGATAGAAATCTTTTTTTACAAGAAAAATTTAGAATTCTAAGAATTTCAGAATGTAACAGTTCCTTTATCTCTTCTCTCCTTTCACGCTCTAATCCTGTAGTTCATCAAGGATGAGCAGCGTATTTGGTTAATGCTCTTTGAGCTCTACGATCGTCACTTCCGCAATCGCAACTCGGAGCTACACGAGCTGCAAGCACAGCTCTACAAGGAGTCCGAGGTAACAGGTAAGTGGAACATTTTTCCCTGCTCTTCAGCATTTGTTAATCTCGTGAAGAACACGCTGCGGTGCTTTGGCGCCATCGCATCAAGTTGGCTGCCTCCATTTCTCGCATGCGCATTGGCGTCGGAGCTCTGCGTCTTTCCCAGCTGCTGCCCATTCACTTGCAGAACGAGAAGGTTGCTATTGCCGCTGCTAATCCCGTGGTGACGGGTTGGATTAATCCCTTCCTGGTGCGGTAAGTGAAGCTAGAGTTACTTCCTGTATTCCTAAATTTTAACGGAATCTTTGCTAGCAATAAGATGGAGGCGGATAAAATACTTACGGAGATGGGCTACACTGTGCATGGACCGGATGATGAGCAACCGCTACTTGAGCAGCACTGCAAGTGGGACAACATTTGTCCATTGGTCATATCGGTGATACCCAAGGATCGCAGCGAGTTTACAAAGTCTGTGCTAATGACCAAGCACATGTTTATAATGCAGGTGAGTGAGGGAAagcgaggaggaggaagaatGCAAGGGAAGTGATAAGGAGTGATAAGATTAGGTTGGAATTAAAAGGAGATATTAGTATGGGAAGGAAGAGAGGTTAGAGTAGAAAAGAATGAGGGGaatacttataaaataaaaataaaaacaagttataaatagaaagaattaaaaataaatcaagtgaATAGAAATGAATGGAATAGTATGGAATGgtattaaatgaaatggaatcGAATACAATGAAAGGGTTGGTATGGAATAGAATGGTATGGAATAGAATGGTATGAAATGCAATGGAATAGAATGGAaaggaatggaatggaatggaaaagAATGggatagaatagaatagaatggAATATTATGGTATGGAATGGAATAGAATGATATGGAATATAATAGTATGGAAAGGAATGGAAAGGAATGGTATGGAATGaattggataaaataaaatggaatagTATGGATTGGAATGGTATGGcatggaatggaatgaaatagaatggtatgaaatgaaatggtatgggatggaatggaatggaaaagTGTAGTATGGGATTGATTGAGGATTAGGAGGAAATAAAGGAAATATTGCATGAAATGCCATATTGAGGAAtagtatgaaaataaaattaaataaattccgAGATTACAAGAAAAGAATTTAAGGATAGATATCAAATGAAAAAGGTTTAAGGAAGGAAACCATTCACTTTATCAATAATACAACATTGCTTGCAGGACAAAAACTTTTCCTTTGGTCCCGCCATAATGTCCAAGCTCATGGACTATTTTGAGCTCTACGGTAAGTGCCTCACGTTCAAGTATTTTCACTAGATTAATCCCTATTATATTTCTAACCAGGTGACATACTACAAACTCACATTGATTCACCACGCTCCACAGCCTACTTGGCAGCCTTGTTCTACTCCGTAAACCGCGTCAACAATTTCTATGTCTATGGAGCAGGCGCCAATCTTAAGGAGTACCGACGCTACATGGAGTCCATAGGAGTGAGTAGTCAAGTTACAACTATATAAATTCCTGTTAAAGTAAGATCTTCCCTTCAGGTCAACAATATTCGTCTCTTCGCGGATGCCTTCACCTCGTTTCCCATGGAATCGAATCGTTTTCGCACCGTTGTGGGGGtatttgccacgcccccgaACTCCTTTAGTGCCATCTCGGATCCCATTGATTTGATCTGCTCACGTGGGGGTGACTTAAGCATGCTTGAGGTGCTCACCGAGTCGGAGGTCAGTGATGAGGGCAAACAACGTGTGGGTTGCATTCTCGAAGAGCAGCTGCTCACACTGACCATGACTATGTCACGACCTCAAGTGCAATTTGTGCTCTATCAAACACACTCGATTGTGACCACCGAGAACGAGGATATGGTGAAACATGTGCTGCAGGTGATCAACAAACTGGCGCTGGAGAAGCATCGTCAAGCCTATCGCGAGGTCAAGCGACTCGAAGCCATTGCCGAGGCGGAGGCAGCGAATATTCCCGCTGCTGCGATGTCCAAGGAGTCGCCACGCAAGAAGGAGAAACTCTCAGCCGAAGATAAACGCAAATCCCAACCAGAATTGCCAGCTAAGCCGGGTGAATCTGGAGCTGTTCCTGTGGTCCCATTGCCTCGCGTCGACAGCATCGATTTGATCTGCACGCCGGACATCGATGAGTTTGTGCTCGATATTGTGCCGGACATTTGCATCAATCAGGACAATTGCATTGCCCATCAGTCGACGGGCAGTTTTCTCTCGCTCATCCGTCGTAAATCGCTGACGCAGCTCAACGAAAAGTATCTCATCAGCATGGCGGAGCGTCGAGGACTCTTTGGCAAGCCAGCGGATCGTGATAAGTCGCGCAAGGCAGTGAAGATGCAGGAGGTCAATGAACCTCCGCCACCTGATGCCACCTACGACAACAGCTCGGCTACGTCGCGTACGGGAGGACAACAATCGGTGAGTTTGCTCGTTGTCAAAGTGGTGATTCGATATGGTGAACAAGACAAGTTACAAGTTCAagatttagtatttattacaACGAAACTTTGCTTTGAAAATGAGGAATGAAGAGTTAAAAGACAATATCAATGAAATATCAGTGAGCTTACTACTTGTTACAGTGGTGAATGGCTATGGTGAACAAACGTAGATCTGATTGCAATGTAGGTTCATCACgaaaaatctatattttagTGATTTGGGAATGAAAAGACAATATCAGTGAAATAGAAGTgagttttattgttgttacagTACTAATTGACTATGATGAACACCTGATTGCAATGTAGGTTTTTAACGAAAATCTATTTTATAGTGATTTGGtaatgaaaatactttaaagacAATATCAGTAAAATAGCAGTGAGCTTACTAGTTGTTACGGTGTCAATTGGCTATAGTGAACATACGTACACCTGATTGGACTGAAGGTTCCTCAAGAAAAATCTTTATTATAGTGATTTAGTTATGTAGTTAAAAGACAATATCAGTGAAATAGCAGTGAGTGAACAAGCTTAGACCTAATTGCAATGAATGTTCATCAAGACAAATCTATATTATAGTGATACGAAATATGGTTCAAAAATGTGTAAGCGTACAGTACTACTTCGATGTAGTGAACTAGCGAGGTTACAAACtctaatatattattaattgaatgcaacttcgtcaagaaaaaaatctttatggtggtgataaaaataaagttaaaatgcaactataagattttttttttgaaatcgtgaattattttctaagctaaagaaaaataaaataattaacagatttaataacatttttataaccACAAATAAtttcgggtataaaaatcataaaaaaaagcgtgaaagaaataaattgttattgaaatttaGAGTGAAATTGCGTTGTGGTTAATTCCGAGaaagattttcattttaaacatttcgATTAATAATGTATTAATTGCACTTAACTGCCTTAGCATGGACGAAATAAATAGGCCAATAAGCGATAaaattttttatgcaaaagcattatttaatacttaaattGTTTCTAAGTCTTTTCATAAACCGagaaatgtacatatgttagCTGTTAAGTGAATTTTGGTACTTAATACAGAGTTGCCATTAAGTGCAAAATTACGGAAGGCGCATTATAATAACCATAAACTTACTCAATTTCACTGAACCGGTAAAGAAACTAGAATTACAATGGGAAATAAAGTAGGGAATGAATTACATCCATCTAAATGCGATAGCTATTTCTTTAAGTAATGTTAAGTAATGTTAACTAAGGACAACTCCCACTAGTACTTTTAATTGATCTACAGTAAAACTTCACAAGATACTCTGAACCTTTCTTAAGTAGtgttaatttgttaatattaaaaatagacATGAAAATCCCAACTTGATTAGATTTGTTGACACAAATTAAGTCTATATATAGTTTCAAAATCAATCTGCAGATATTTGCTAAACAACACCAATTATCCGAATCAACTACAGTGCAGCTTCACTAAATAAAGTCGACTCCAGAAAGATGCGAATTTTAGCAGGCTGCCAAAAGCAGTCCATTCATGACCTAGACTATTTAGACGATTATCAATGGTGTTAGACTTGACACTTTAtttcataaacaacaacaatatatttCAGTTAGGGGAAATAGGGCTTACGACGAGAGGGGAGACTGGGGGAGAGGGggcaatatatatacacttcGAGTCTTATGATCTAATAATTAACATGCGCCATGGCGGGTTCAGTGTCGGGAGtgcaatcatcatcatcatcatcggtgaattgcagcagcatcagcagcagcggaatCATCCGGCTCGGCATCCACCTGACTATTAGACAGGGTCAGGGGCAGATGGGAAGGGGAAAGGAGGGGGGAGAGCAAAGGTGGGGGGTAATAATTAGCATGAGGCatgcaatggcaatggcaaatcGCACTGCGAGCCGATCATTGGCTTAGTCAGAGATTAGGTCATGGAGAGTGAAAATGGGGGAATTAGCTCATGACATAAAACCCGCAACTTTACTTGCGCCAACTGCTGCCTGTGTTGCCCTTGGCCTTGCCCGCATCCTTGGACTTGTTGCTCTTGTCCAGTTTACCACTCGAATAGGAATTATTGAAGCcaccactgctgctgctgccattgtaGCTAAAGCTAGACTTGAAGGAGGGATTGCCGTTGCTCTTGAACATGGGACTCGTTTTGCCAGCTCCGACAGCTGGAGCAGCCTGATTGTAGTAGCTCTTGttgttctgctgctgctgttgctgttgatacTGATTGTTGAAACCCTTGTCCGACAGCTGGCGATTGTATGAGAGTCCCGTGCTGGCCAAACCCACCGAAGCAATGCCCAATCCCATGCCCACCCCTGAGCCTCCGACGCTGCCAATGCCCACGGTGCCCATGCCCACTCCGCCCATGCCAATGCCAAAGGTTTGCTTGTGGCTGGTGCTGAAGGTGGCGCCATGTTCACCTCCAAGAGGTCCGCTCTGCGTGTAGAACTGTTGTTGCACCTCCACGATGTAGCGATAGGCCTCCTCCATGCTTTTAGGGTTACGCCTCAAGATCATCGAATGCGTGGGTTCGGGCAAATGATCGCGAAACACTTGCAGGGTGATCCTTTCAATGTCCTCCAGCGCATAGAGTGTGTCGTTGTGGGTGAGTTTGCGATTTAAGAGTCGCTGCTTGAGCTTCGCCATCTTCTGATAATACAATTCGATATTCGAGTCGAGCACCGCACTTCGGATCTTGTGTATTAGAGCGTAACTCGACTCGCGCTCAGCAAAATTGTGCAGCAACTGTTCCTTGAGCTTGTGCCAGGATTCAGCCTTGAGCAAAGCGGTCCCATTTCCTGCCACATGTCCGTTGCCTGCCGGCGCACTCAGTTGACGTGTGAAGACCGCTTCGCGGGCTCGATCCGTGCACTTGTTCTTGATGTGACCCACCAGCTGTGCCTTGTAGTAGTCATCGAATGTGTTTATGGCCGGCATTAGAGCTTCGATTTTGTGGAGAAATTGCGGCAGCTTGCCGGGATCACCGTCAAAGTTTTCGACAAGCTTGAGGCGACTCAGCACCTGATTGTATTTGTTGACGAAATCGGGATCCATGTCCGATAGCGGCAATGTATCATAGACGACTGCGTCCCGAATTCACGAAATCACGGCGAAAAATAACTAACTAATCGACTGCGCGTTCTCTCGCCTGTCTGTCAatgatattttattgtttgtggcagaggtttttttgttgttgttgttgtcgcttttgtCGATTcttacaaaatgtataaattaacATTCATTAACatccaaattttatttgtatgttgtgttttttttttcttctgtacTATGCGATggagaacacaacacaaaactaCGGCCCGTTGCGATCCGTTGCGATCCGTAagcaaatgcgaaatgcgaaCACGATACCAAAAACGGAACCGCATTCGACGATTGACGATTCGCTTGGTCGGCTCGGCAATCGGGAAAGCGATCACGATCGCGATCGCAATCGGGGAGATCGTTCGGACTGTCCCCAGAACAGCGTTAGAACCGAATAACTGAACACGAAGCGAACTGAACTGTAAAGTCAACCCCGTttacctcctcctcctcttcctcctcctcccacTCCATTTATTGTGGGAGTAACTTTGCCAcactgtgctgtgtgtgtttttttttttattgtgtacTCAGTCGCTGAATCACTGACACGACAATCGCAGCGCACTGCTGACAGATAGAGATAGTAACAGCCGAGCAAACACACCTCGACACGCACATAACTCAACACCATAAATCGAAACGCAAATATCGAAAGATTGGACTCCAACAAAGCCCTACTTCCTATCGAAACAGAATAACCACTCGAAAATAACTCTCAGCTTATAAATAGAAGTGTGAAAGGCAAATTCTGTACTTTCCATTCAAATATCTAAGCTTTTCGAAgctatttactatatataagtATTCCATCTATTCTATTCCTATGTGACACCCTCAAAAATAATTCCTTTCTTTCCGCATTCTATGAATAGAAGTgagaaaactttattttttcgcTACCCTCGATAAAAATAGATAATCTTTCAATTCTTGACTTCTTTTCAAGGCAAACCTTTTACATTTAATTCCACCATCTAAGCTCTATTgctatttaaaagttttcctATCTACCAGAGCTCACCCAAAAATAACTCTCATCATTTCTTTCCGCATTCTATAAATACAAGTGcgaaaacttttgttttgtcgcTAACCTCAACAAAAATAGATAACCTTACACCTCATACCTTTCactttcaattcaaatatattacgCTTTAAAGCTCTATTGCTAtttcttttacatttattatattcccATAGAACAGAACACACTCAAAAATAACTCTCGTCTTTATAAATAGAAGTGcgaaaactttttattttatctacCCTCTACCAAAATAGATATTACCTTAGACTCCTTGTTCCCTTTCATTTTCAATGCATAtgtcaacaacatttttaaagcttTATTGCCTATCAATAATTACTCAATGAACGAAA
This is a stretch of genomic DNA from Drosophila albomicans strain 15112-1751.03 chromosome 3, ASM965048v2, whole genome shotgun sequence. It encodes these proteins:
- the LOC117572320 gene encoding uncharacterized protein LOC117572320, with the translated sequence MDPDFVNKYNQVLSRLKLVENFDGDPGKLPQFLHKIEALMPAINTFDDYYKAQLVGHIKNKCTDRAREAVFTRQLSAPAGNGHVAGNGTALLKAESWHKLKEQLLHNFAERESSYALIHKIRSAVLDSNIELYYQKMAKLKQRLLNRKLTHNDTLYALEDIERITLQVFRDHLPEPTHSMILRRNPKSMEEAYRYIVEVQQQFYTQSGPLGGEHGATFSTSHKQTFGIGMGGVGMGTVGIGSVGGSGVGMGLGIASVGLASTGLSYNRQLSDKGFNNQYQQQQQQQNNKSYYNQAAPAVGAGKTSPMFKSNGNPSFKSSFSYNGSSSSGGFNNSYSSGKLDKSNKSKDAGKAKGNTGSSWRK
- the LOC117572318 gene encoding uncharacterized protein LOC117572318, producing the protein MSNQLFFLSLADIFSVYPAIFKDVSKQLKKTKQIYLPSDEEWQDKMYYMLLEIQRQVNESADVNISLKDIDKRDKPAFDPDRITKIISPGVSPNGRRSRVLKYCHDTTVRIRLKASARWNLPTIANAAKLLRKPPLPVHFQNEHEMRLAYSLIYDVFRYKTVLCNALSDVSFFDREENQKFIKDEQRIWLMLFELYDRHFRNRNSELHELQAQLYKESEVTEHAAVLWRHRIKLAASISRMRIGVGALRLSQLLPIHLQNEKVAIAAANPVVTGWINPFLVRNKMEADKILTEMGYTVHGPDDEQPLLEQHCKWDNICPLVISVIPKDRSEFTKSVLMTKHMFIMQDKNFSFGPAIMSKLMDYFELYGDILQTHIDSPRSTAYLAALFYSVNRVNNFYVYGAGANLKEYRRYMESIGVNNIRLFADAFTSFPMESNRFRTVVGVFATPPNSFSAISDPIDLICSRGGDLSMLEVLTESEVSDEGKQRVGCILEEQLLTLTMTMSRPQVQFVLYQTHSIVTTENEDMVKHVLQVINKLALEKHRQAYREVKRLEAIAEAEAANIPAAAMSKESPRKKEKLSAEDKRKSQPELPAKPGESGAVPVVPLPRVDSIDLICTPDIDEFVLDIVPDICINQDNCIAHQSTGSFLSLIRRKSLTQLNEKYLISMAERRGLFGKPADRDKSRKAVKMQEVNEPPPPDATYDNSSATSRTGGQQSARLQHQRPTQASAIRSHLTKVSATQRHPIAFNFRRRECKRFYVLPVYMHSTKQNSRLWWQYAFKCVTRNGNDAIWNPNLKFKLHCKRQLRIRKLRRVMWSNREPLHLHIQDIELICHLRKYSK